The Sulfitobacter indolifex genome contains the following window.
ACGCGCCTCGCCCTGTCCGAGCTGAGACTGCCATGGATTGAACTGCGCGAAGATCCTGACGGTCAGTATTCGTTGATCTGCGCGGCACCGCTTGTTGGCTATGGATATCTCATGATGGGGGTCTTGCGGGCCATGGCCGACGACTATGGTGCGCTAGTTTTGTTAGAGCACTGTGGGCGGGCCGCCGGGGTCGAAACGCTAAAGATCATTCTGGTTGAGGTCGATTTCTCAGAAGGCCGCAGTTTCGAGCTTGGGGCGCGGGCATGAGTGAGGTGATCCAAGATACAGCAGTTTTGGACAAGCTCTGCCCCATGCATCTGCTCTTGTCCGCCACGGGGGTCATTGGCCACGCAGGGCCGACAATCCAAAAACTGCGGCCTCAGTCCCCGCTTGTTGGGCGGCGGTTTTTCGATACCGTCGCCGTCAAACGACCTCGCGGGATCCATGGAATGGAAGACCTGAGGCGTGCGACGGGCGTGAAATTGCATCTCGCCCTTCGCGATGCCCCCCGGACAGAATTGAAGGGATTGCTGGTGCCGCTGGGCGATGGCCGCACGGTCGTAAACCTTTCTTTCGGGATCTCTATTTTCGATGGGGTACAAGACTATGCGCTGACCAATGCCGATTTTGCCGCGACCGACATGGCGATTGAAATGCTTTATCTTATGGAGGCAAAATCAGCCGCTATGGAGGCCTCTCGCCGCTTGAACCTGCGCCTGCAAGAAGCGCGTATCGCGGCGGAGGAGCAGGCCTTTACCGACATCTTGACCGGTCTCAAAAACCGTCGTGCGCTGAATGCAGTATTGGAAAGATTAATCACGGCCGGAGAGAGCTTTGCCGTGATGCACATCGACCTTGATTACTTCAAGGCGGTGAATGACAGCCTTGGCCACGCGGCGGGCGATCATGTGTTGCAAACGGTCGCCCGCATTATGGTGCAGGAAACCCGAAGCTCTGACATGGTGGTCCGCTTGGGAGGGGATGAGTTCACGGTGGTCCTGCCTGATGTGCGCAACGAGAGCATGTTAAAGCGGATCGGGCAGCGCATCATTGACCAATTGGAAGAGCCAATTCAATTTAACGGAAAGGCCTGCAAGGTCTCTGCCAGCATTGGCACGGTGTGGATCCAGCGCGGCGATAGACAATCACGCGAGGTGGTTTTGGCAAATGCGGATGCTGCGCTTTACGCGTCGAAACATGCAGGCCGCGCGCGGCATACGTTTTATAGCCCGGCCTTGCGTCGGCCCGCGAACCTCGATCCTCCAACGTCCGGAGAGCAGGGCGCCTGCGGCAGCTAATTGCCTGAGGGCGCACCGCGCCGGGTTGATTTGACATCGGAGCAGTAGACCGCACAGTTTGCCTGTCGTATCACCCCTGCATGAAATCGCCCCTGCAGATATTCCGCCGCCTGCGCCAACGTCTGCACGACGCCCGCCGGCGCGCGCGCTTTACCGCATCTGTGCAGCATCTCCACGGGCCCAGCAAACTTGACGTGGCGCCGGGTGACGTGGTGCTGATCGCCCTAGTGCGCGACAGCAGCTATTATCTTGATGCCTTCTTTCGACATTACCGTGCAATGGGCGTGCGGCATTTCGTGTTCATCGACAATGGCTCACGCGATGACACCATCAGCCGCATCAAAGCGCAAAAAGGCACGGTGATCGACCGGTGCACCCTGCCGCTAGCGGAATACGAAGACCTAATCCGTCAGCATCCCGCACAGACTTACGGGAAAAACCGCTGGTGTCTCTATGTCGATGTGGACGAAATCTTTGATTTTGAGGGGCGCACCCAGATCGGTATCAGAGGGCTTACCGCCTATCTTGAGCAGCATAGCTATACCGCTTTGGCCGCTCAGATGCTTGAGATGTTTCCGAAAACAAGCCTCGCCGCGGCGGCGGGATTTCCTTATAAACAGGCGCTACAGTCCTTTCTTTACTACGATATCAGCGCCATTCGAAAACTTGACTATCACAGCGCGGAGAACTCTTTTTCCGACCTGCTGACCGATAACGAACTGTCTAACGAAGGCGTCAAATTGGCCTTCGGCGGCGTGCGTGGTAAATTTTTTGGCGAAGACTGCTGTCTGACGAAACACCCACTGATTTTTAATGGGCCCGAGGTCACGCCGACCCCGCATCCGCATCTTTCGACTGGGGTGCGCGTGGCCGACATGACAGCCGTGATCAAACACTATAAATTCGCCAATGATGCCGCCGCGTGGGACGCTGAGACGCTGGGCGCAGGCAATCTCGCGCATGGAGGAGACGCACGGCGTATGGCAGTCATTGGGCAGAACCCGGATATCTCTCTGTTTTCGCTGGATGCGCGACGCTGGAACCGGGTCGAACTTTTGTACCGCGCTGGGTTTCTGGTCCCCTCCGATGCCTATAGCGCCCATGTCGCCGATTGGCGCGATGAAAGTGCCGCATGAAGATCGGCGCCGTGGTCATCGGTCGAAACGAAAGCACGCGGTTGGAGCGGTCGTTGCCGGCCTTGATAGGGCAGGTGGCGCAGGTGATCTATGTCGACAGCGGCTCAACCGACGGGTCCGTCGCTATGGCGCAGGGATTGGGGGTTAGGGTTGTCGAGTTGGACATGCAGCAGCCCTTCACCGCCGCACGCGCGCGCAATGCGGGGGTAGAGGCGCTGGACCCGGGGATCGCGCTGGTACAATTTCTGGATGGCGATTGCATTCTGCAAGACGGCTGGGTGGCCGTAGCAGAGGCGCATCTGAACGAACATCCAGAGGTCGCAGTGGTCTGCGGCAGACGGCGAGAAGAGCGCCCTCAAGCGTCTATCTATAACTCGCTGATCGACCGCGAATGGGATACCCCAGTGGGCGAGAGCCGTGCCTGTGGCGGTGACGCTCTGATGCGGCTGGATGCCTTGCGCGCCGTGGGCGGCTACAGGGCCGATATGATCGCCGGTGAAGAGCCGGAGCTTTGCCAACGCCTGCGCCGCGCGGGCTGGCAGATATGGCGTCTGGATGCCGAGATGACATCGCATGATGCGCAGATGGCGCGTTTTGGTCAGTGGTGGCGACGCAGCCTGCGCGCCGGCCATGCCTTTGCCGAAGGGGCCGCGTTGCATGGCAGCGGCCCAGACCGCCATTGGGTGGCTGAGACCCGCCGCGCGCTTCTTTGGGGGGCGCTCTTGCCTGCTATGATTTTGCTGCTGGCGTTGTTGATGCCTTGGGCCGCGTTGGTTCTGGCGCTGCTCTATCCGATGCAATTGTTGCGGTTGATGCGCCGTGGCGGGGGGCTTTGGGGGTTTTTCACCCTACTTGGCAAATTCCCCGAGGCGTTGGGCGTGTTGAAATACTACATGCGGCGCGACGGGCGGATCATCGAATACCGTTGATCTCTAGCGTGTGCGCCAGGCCTCAAGCGCAAGCCCCGGCAGGATTGCAAAGCATCGCGCATAGCGCGGCACCATGCGCGCGGGGCTTTGCATCGCGCGCCAAAGCCATTCCAAGGCCAGCACCCGCATCCATCTAGGTGCGCGGCGCTGCCGCCCCGCCAGGAAGTCCAAACCCGCCCCAATTGAGGCAAAGCCTATCTCCGACGCGATACTGCGCCCGCGTGCGGCAAGAATCTCTTGCTTAGGCGCGCCAAGGGCTAGAAAACACAGCCGCGCACCGCTTTGCGCGATGTCGCGCAGCGCGGCGTCAGCGGCGTCACTTTGGGGGTCAAACCCCATCGGCGGGGCAGCAATATGACAGATTTCCAGCCCCGGCACGCGGGTCTGAAGGGCTTGGGCCGCCCCCCTGAGAGAGGGTTCATCGCTGCCGAAAAAGGCGAGGGGAAGCGATAGCTCCGCGGCTAATTCGCAAATAGGTAAGATCAGATCGGAGCCGGGCATAAGCTCAACCGGCCGTTTCGCCAGATGAGAAAGCCAGACGACGGGACGGCCATCGGCCACGATCAAATCCTGCGCACCGTAGGCCGCGGCAAAGTCCGGGTCGCGCGGCAGTTTGGTCAAATGGTCAAGGTTAAGCGTTGCAAGTGCGAACCCTTCGCGTTTCAGAAACCGCTCACGCAGAGCTTGAAACAATGCGGCCTGTGTCGCCACATTAACCACCACCGCAGCGTCGCCTGTGCCATACTTCATGGGGTTTGTCTCAAATGCGGGCCATATCGGGCAGGGTAAACGGAATGAGGCGTGCCGTCTATGTGATTGATATCATGTGCCATCTCACGATTACGCCCGCGTCTGAGTGAATTCGCCGCAAAACTAGCGGGATGACAGGGTGCAGACCAGATGGTATTTTTAGCGCGCCCCTTGGGCGTAAATTTCATTCCGCACGTCTCGCCCCGCAACGCAAGGACACCATGCCAAATCCCATCGCTTATCTGATGCTGCTGATCTGGCCCTTCGTCTGTCTGGGTCTGTTTCGCAACCTGCCGCTGCAGCGGGCGCTTATCTGGTCGATCCTTGGCGGCTATTTATTTCTGCCACCGGTGGCAGAGTTCAACCTACCGCTGGTGCCGGGGCTCGATAAAGTGTCGATCCCAAACCTTAGCGTACTGGTAATTATCTGGTTGGGCACGCAGGAGAAACTGCAACTCTGGCCAGCTTCCCTCGTGGCGCGGCTGTTGGTGATCGGACTTGTCTTTTCGGTCGTGCCGACGGTGCTGACGAATGGCGATCCGATCCTGTTCCAGACGATCCGCGGGCTTGAACCGATGACCTTCCCCGTTAACGCCCTGCCGGGCCTGTCGATCCGTGACATCGGCTCGGTCTTGATTGGGCAGATACTGATGTTGGTGCCGTTTTTGCTGGCGCGTCAACTTCTTGCAGATGAACAGGGGCTGCGTGAGCT
Protein-coding sequences here:
- a CDS encoding glycosyltransferase family 2 protein; this translates as MKSPLQIFRRLRQRLHDARRRARFTASVQHLHGPSKLDVAPGDVVLIALVRDSSYYLDAFFRHYRAMGVRHFVFIDNGSRDDTISRIKAQKGTVIDRCTLPLAEYEDLIRQHPAQTYGKNRWCLYVDVDEIFDFEGRTQIGIRGLTAYLEQHSYTALAAQMLEMFPKTSLAAAAGFPYKQALQSFLYYDISAIRKLDYHSAENSFSDLLTDNELSNEGVKLAFGGVRGKFFGEDCCLTKHPLIFNGPEVTPTPHPHLSTGVRVADMTAVIKHYKFANDAAAWDAETLGAGNLAHGGDARRMAVIGQNPDISLFSLDARRWNRVELLYRAGFLVPSDAYSAHVADWRDESAA
- a CDS encoding GGDEF domain-containing protein, which encodes MSEVIQDTAVLDKLCPMHLLLSATGVIGHAGPTIQKLRPQSPLVGRRFFDTVAVKRPRGIHGMEDLRRATGVKLHLALRDAPRTELKGLLVPLGDGRTVVNLSFGISIFDGVQDYALTNADFAATDMAIEMLYLMEAKSAAMEASRRLNLRLQEARIAAEEQAFTDILTGLKNRRALNAVLERLITAGESFAVMHIDLDYFKAVNDSLGHAAGDHVLQTVARIMVQETRSSDMVVRLGGDEFTVVLPDVRNESMLKRIGQRIIDQLEEPIQFNGKACKVSASIGTVWIQRGDRQSREVVLANADAALYASKHAGRARHTFYSPALRRPANLDPPTSGEQGACGS
- a CDS encoding WecB/TagA/CpsF family glycosyltransferase, which translates into the protein MKYGTGDAAVVVNVATQAALFQALRERFLKREGFALATLNLDHLTKLPRDPDFAAAYGAQDLIVADGRPVVWLSHLAKRPVELMPGSDLILPICELAAELSLPLAFFGSDEPSLRGAAQALQTRVPGLEICHIAAPPMGFDPQSDAADAALRDIAQSGARLCFLALGAPKQEILAARGRSIASEIGFASIGAGLDFLAGRQRRAPRWMRVLALEWLWRAMQSPARMVPRYARCFAILPGLALEAWRTR
- a CDS encoding glycosyltransferase family 2 protein translates to MKIGAVVIGRNESTRLERSLPALIGQVAQVIYVDSGSTDGSVAMAQGLGVRVVELDMQQPFTAARARNAGVEALDPGIALVQFLDGDCILQDGWVAVAEAHLNEHPEVAVVCGRRREERPQASIYNSLIDREWDTPVGESRACGGDALMRLDALRAVGGYRADMIAGEEPELCQRLRRAGWQIWRLDAEMTSHDAQMARFGQWWRRSLRAGHAFAEGAALHGSGPDRHWVAETRRALLWGALLPAMILLLALLMPWAALVLALLYPMQLLRLMRRGGGLWGFFTLLGKFPEALGVLKYYMRRDGRIIEYR